From Curtobacterium sp. MCBA15_012:
CACGGTCGCGCCGGCGTCGTGCGCGAGCTGGCACTGGATGTGCCCGACCCCGCCCGCCGCGGCGCTGATGACGACGGTGTCGTCCGGTCCGAGGCGCAGGGCGCGGACGATCGACGCCGCGGTGCAACCGGCCAGGTACAGGCCACCCGCGACCTCCCAGCCGACGTGTTCGGGCTTCTTGATGACCGCGCCGCGGGGTGCGCGCACCCAGGTCGCGTGCGCGCCGCCGTCGGGCGCGTGGCCCATGACCTCGTCGCCGACCTTGAGGTCGCGGACTTCGGAGCCGCGTGCGCGGACGATGCCGGCGAAGTCGACGCCCTGGTGGGCGGGGAACGCGAGGTCGACGTGGTCGCGGAGCTTCCCTTCGCGGAGGAAGCGCTCCACGTGGTTGAGTCCGGCGGCGACCACCTCGACGACGACGTCGCCGGGGCCGGGTTCGGGACGTTCCTGCGGGACGAGCTCGACCACGTCGAACCCGCCGTACCGGTCGTACTGCACTGCACTACCGATGCGCATGAGGGACTCCTTCCGTCTGCATGCCACCGGTGTACTCGCGCAGACGGGACGGTGTCCGTGAGCACGGGGTACTCCGCGGGTCCCCCGCGACGCGCGGGAGCCACAGCCGGACCGGCCGACGGTCCGGTCGCCGGGCAGGCGGTCCGGCGGACCGATGCGCGTGGGCACGGGACAGGCGGACCGACGCGCACGGGCGCGGGACGGGCGGACGGGAGGCGCGGTGCGGGCCCGCCCCGCGCCTCCCGTCCGCCCCGCACCGCGTCGGTGACGCGACCGGTCAGCGCTTGCCGGCCGCCTCCGCGACGCGCGCCGCGGTCGCCGCGTCCAACCGGAACGCGCGGCGGTCGCCCTCGGGGCGGGGCACGCGGACGGGCGTCGACCAGACGGACCCGTCGGCGGCGACGTCGACGACGAGCGCACCGGAGGAGACCCAGGCGGACTCCTCGTCGTACGGGCCGACGACGTCGGAGTCGTTCGCGACGCCCGGTGCGACCAGCACGGGCACGCCCGCGAGGGACCCGGCGGAGTGGTGGTGCAGGTGCCCGCCGAGGACGAGCCGCACGTCGGATCCGTCGAGCACCTCGGCGAGGTCCTCGGGGTTCTGCAGGCGGAGCGCCTCGTGCAGCGCGGTCGGCGCGGGCACCGGCGGGTGGTGCAGGACCACGATGCTGCCGTGCTCGACCGGGTCGCCGGTCAGCGCCGCGCGCAGGTGCTCGAGGGCGGTGTCGCTCACCTCGCCGTAGCCCGCGCCCGGGACGCTCGTGTCGACGGTGACGATCCGGAAGCCCGCGACGAGGGACTGCCCCGATACGGGGACGCTCGGCGGCGTGTACTGCATCGTGTGCGCGAACGGACGCCCGCCCTCCCCCAGGACGTGCCCGTCGGCGAGGACCTGCCGGAAGCCCTCGCGCAGGTCGTGGTTGCCCGGCACGGCGACGAACGCGGCGCCGTGCCGCTCGGCCCAGGACCCGACCCGCTCGCGCACGGTGCGGTACGACTCCGGACTGCCGTCCTCGGAGACGTCGCCGGACACGACGACGAGCCCGACGCCGGGGACCGGGTCGACGTGGGCGAGGACCGCGTCGAGGGCCGCGGTGGTGTCGACGGTCCCCTGGTGCAGGGCGCCGTCGCCGGTCAGGTGGGTGTCGGACAGGTGGAGGACACGGAGGGTCCCCGGTGCGGGCGGCTGCATGCGGACACGCTAGCGACGTCGGTGGTCCGGGGGCTGCACGGCGGGTGGACCGCGGGTGGCGCCGACGGACGCGGACGCGGGGGTGCGTGCGGCGGCCCCGCTGCGGGTGGCGCCGGCGGACGCGGACGCCGGGGCGCGCGGCGGCCCACCGCGCTACCGTTGCCGCGTGACCGACGCCCCGATCGACCTGCGCTCCGACACCGTCACCCGCCCGACCCCCGCGATGCGCCGGGCGATGGCCGAGGCCGAGGTCGGCGACGACGTGTTCGGCGAGGACCCGGAGACGAACGCCCTCGAACGCGAGGTCGCCGCGCTGCTCGGGTACGAGGCCGGGCTGTTCACCCCGACCGGCTCGATGGCGAACCAGCTCGGGCTCCGCCTGCACGTCGCCCCGGGCGAGGAGCTGCTGGCCGACGTCCGCGCACACGTCGTCCGTGCCGAGCTCGGTGCGGCCGCGGTGTTCTCGGGCATCACCACGCGCACCTGGCCCTCGGACCGCGGGCGCCTCGTCGCCGAGACCGTGCGCGAGCTGGCCGAACCGAACGCCGGCGCGTACTCGGTCTCCACCACGGCGATCGCGGTCGAGAACACCCACAACTTCGGCGGCGGCACGGTGCAGCCGCAGGACGAGATCCGCGCGGTGCAGGCCTTCGCCCGGGAGCACGGGATCGCCCTGCACCTCGACGGCGCCCGGCTCTGGAACGCCCACGTCGCGACCGGCACCCCGCTGCACGAGCTCGCCGCCGGGTTCGACACCGTGTCCGTCTGCCTGTCGAAGGGGCTCGGTGCCCCGGTCGGCTCGGTGCTGCTCGGCACGCGCGAGCACGTCGCCGCCGCACGGACCTGGCGGAAGCGCTTCGGCGGGGGCATGCGGCAGACGGGCTTCCTCGCCGCCGCCGGTCGGTACGCGCTCGGCCACCACGTCGACCGGCTCGCGGAGGACCACCGGAACGCCCGGGTCCTCGCCGCGGCGCTCGACGTCGACCCGGCGACGGTGGACACGAACATCGTGTTCGCCGAGGTCGCCGACCCGGCCGCCTTCGTCACGGCCGCGGCGGAGCGGGGCGTCCGGGTGATGCAGCTCGGGCCGCGCAGCGTCCGGCTCGTCACGCACCTGGACGTCAGCGCCGACGACGTCGAACGTGCGGCCGAGGTGCTCGCGGCCCTGCCCCGCTGACGGGACGAGCACGGAGCCGACGCCGCGGCGGTCGAGCGGCTGCCCGCGTGGCCCGCAGGCCGGAATCCGTCGGTACCCCCCGAACGGGGCACACCTGGGGCACAATGCTCGTGGACCCGTCACCGACTCCCCCGGGACTCCGGTGCGGTCCACCTCCGTGCCCGAGCCCCGTCCCGAGGAGCCCGCCATCCCCGTCCCGTGCCCGCGCACCCTCACGTGCGCAACGCCCGTCCCGCCCACCACCGATCGGAGCGCCCGGTGAACCGCCGGCGCGTCACGGCCGCCGCCGCCGCGCTCAGCTGCGTGCTGATCGCCGTCCCCACCGCCGCCTCCGCGAACTCCTGGTGCGGGTGGTGGCGCGAACACCACCGCCCGCCGGCGGCCTCCTCGACGCCGACACCGACGGAGCAGCCGGAGGACACGACGCCCGCTCCCGACGACCGGTCGGGCGACGAGCAGCCGACCACGGAGCCGACCGAGACCCCCACGGAGCAGGCAGAGACGGCCCCGGACACGACCCCCGTGACCGCGGCCCCCTCGGACGACACCCGCCCGCCCGCACTGTCCTTCGTCGAGGACTTCGACACGCAGGCAGCGGTCGGCCGGGTCGCGTCGACGTACCCGCAGGCGTGGCAGCCCTACCCGGACGGCACGTCCGGCATCTACGAGCCGAGCAGGACCGTCTCGGTGCACGACGGCGTCCTCGACGTCCCGCTCGGTGGTGCCGGCACCGCGGGCACGTTCGGCTCCCTCGCGGGCGCCTGGGGCCACGTCGGCGGCACCTTCTCGGTGCGCGCGAAGGCGACCGGCGGCGACGGGAACGGCGCGGCCTTCATGCTGTGGCCGAGCTCGAACGTCTGGTCCGACGGCGAGATCGACTTCCCGGAGGGCAACTTCGAGGAGCGCCCGCAGGCGTTCCAGCACGCGATGACGCCCGGTCGCGAGGCCGAGCGCACCCAGGTCGACAGCGGCGTCTCGTGGCGCGACTGGCACACCTACACGGTGCAGTGGGAGCCGGGGCGGTCCGTCACGTACAGCGTCGACGGCCGCGTGCTCGAGACGATCACGCACGACGTCCCCACGACCGCGCACCGCTTCATGTTCCAGACCGGCAACTGGGGCGCGTCCGGCAACCTGCTCGTCGACTGGGTCGCCACGAGCGAGTGACGCGCGTCGTCCGCACCACCTGACGGACGGGAGGCGCGGTGCCGGCCGGCACCGCGCCTCCCGTCCGTCGCGACACGGCCCCGGCGGTCGCGGTCGCGGGCGCGGTCGCGGTCGCGGTCGCGGAACGACACCCCCGCCGTCGTTCGACAGCGAGGGTGTCGCCGGACAGCAGCGAGCCGTCCGTCGCGGCGTGGCCGTGCTCAGACCGCGGCGGCGGTCCGTGCCGGCAGCGGGAACCCCAGCGGGTCGGCGCGCACGGTGTCGAGCGCCGACGCGAGCGCCCCGAGCACGACGACGTCGCCGCCGAGCCGGGAGGCCACGACCTCCGGCGTCGGGTCGTACGCCCACGCGGCCAGGTGCGCCCGCGCACGGTCGATCACGCCCGAGGCGGCCTCGGCGATCGCGCCGGCCACGACCACGCGGTCGATGTCGAGCAGGCTGGCGAGCAGGACGCACACGCGGGCCAGGCGGTCCCCGAGCCGGTCGACGACCTCGAGCGCGACCGGGTCACCGAGCGCGGCGGCGGCGAACACCTCCGCGGCGCCCGGCCCGGCCTCGCCGTCGGCGGAGACCCCGGCGTCGAGCAGGGACCCGGGGCCGATCCGTCCGGCGTCGCGTGCTGCGCGCACGAGGTCGCGGGCGGTCCGGCCGATGCCGTTCGACGACCCCACGCCGTCCACCAGGTCGAGCACACGGAGCTCGCCGGCACCGCCGCGTGCGCCGCGCAGCAACGACCCGTCGACCACGAGCCCGGCGCCGAACCGCTCCCCCGACAGCAGCGCCGCGAAGGAGGCGTCGCCGGAGGACGGCCCCTCGGCGAGCGCGGCCGCGTTCGCGTCGTTCTCGACGACGACGCGTCCGTGCCCGACCACGCCGCGGAACCCGGGGTTCATCGCGTCCCAGAAGCCGCCGTCGGCCGGTGAGGCACCCGTGGCGTCGACGGGCGCCGGGACGCCGACCACCGTGACGAGCACCCGCTCCGGGTCGACCCCGGCACCGGCGAGCGCCGTCGCGATCGTGTCGGCCGTGACGCCGAGCCGCACCGGGACGTCGAGGCCCGTGTCGCCGAGCGCTCCCTCGGCCCGCGCGAGGACGGTGCCGCGCAGGTCCGCGACGAGGGCGGCGACGCGGTGCTGCCCGGCGTCGACGCCGACGACGACACCGGCGTCGGGGTCGAGCGCGTACCGACGGGCCGGACGCCCCTTCTGGTACTCGCCGGCGGCCCGGGCGTCGTCGAGGTCGCGCAGCCACCCGAGCCGGACCAGCTCGGCGCACGCCCCGAGCACGGTCGAGCGGGTCAGGCCGGTGGCGTCGATCGCCTCGGTCGCGGTGAACGCCTCGGCGTCGAACGCGTACGCCAGGACCGTCTCGGCGCTGGTGGCGCGGACGGTCGCACGACGTGGTGGCATGCGCCGACCCTACCGTCGGAACAGTTGCTTGCGCGATTAGATTTTCTGGGTAGATTTACTCCCGTGAGCCGGCACCGACGCCGGACGCGACACCCGGGACGGCAGTGACGCCGATCCGGACGGACGGAGACGACGTGCAAGCAGACGCCACCACCAGGAGCGCCGCAGCGGTCAGCCGCCGCGGGTTCCTGCTCGGGGCCGGCGGCATCGGGGCGGGCCTCGCGCTCGCCGGGTGCGCCCCGCTCGGGTCCTCGAGCAGCCGCCCCGAGACGATCACCTTCTACGTGTCGAAGCCCGAGGTCATCGGCTACTTCGACGACGTCATCGCGACGTTCCACGACAGCCAGTCGAGGATCCGGGTCGTGCGCGACTCGACCTCGAACATGTCGGCGAACTTCGTCCGGAACCGACCGCCGGACCTCGGGTGCCTGAACTACAACTACGCGATGGTCTCGTTCGTCGAGCACGGCGCCCTGACGGACCTGTCCGACCTGCCCGAGAAGGACACGATCAACCCGGACCTGTGGCCGCTCATGCAGCAGACCGCCACGTACCCGGGCCGCACGAGCGTCCTGCCCTACTCGGTGACCGCCGCGTCGGTGATCTACAACAAGCGGATCTTCGCCGACCAGGGCCTCGAGGTACCGACCACCTGGAGTGCGTTCCGCGACGTGTGCGAACGGCTCGTCCGGGCCGGCATCACGCCGATGTACGGCACGTACAAGGACAACTGGACGATCGCGCAGGGCATGTTCGACTACTCGGTCGGCGGCATGCTCGACCTGCAGGAGACCTTCGCCGCACTCGACCGCGAGGGCACCTCGGTCGGCCGGGGTTCGAGTGTGTCGTTCGAGAAGGACTTCGCCGCACCGGTGGACCGCATGGTCGACCTGCTGCAGTGGCACCAGGAGGGCGCCGCGAGCCGCGGGTACGGCGACGGCAACCTCGCGTTCGCGCAGGGGAAGGCCGCGATGTACCTGCAGGGGCCGTGGGCGCTCGGCGAGATCGCGAAGTCGAACAAGGACATCGACCTCGGCACGTTCCCGTTCCCCGCGACCGACGACCCCGCCGACAACAAGGTGCGGGTGAACGTCGACCTGGGGCTCTGGATCCCGGAGGCGTCGCGCAAGCAGGAGGCCGCGCGCGAGTTCCTGTCGTTCCTGATGAGCCCCGCGGTCAACGACCGGTACAACGCCGACAACAACGGGTTCGGCGTCCGCAAGGACTCCCCGCCCGCGGCGAACCCGGCCCTGCAGGGCATGCAGGCGTCCTACGACGCCGCACGGTTCTCGCTCGGCGCCTCGCAGCTCATCCCCGCCGAGATCCCGGTGGCGAACTACCTGCAGTCCATCGCCTTCGGCGGTGCCCCCGCTCCGCAACTCCGCACCCTCGACGGCGACTGGGCGCGTCTCGCGCTCCGCACGGCCGCGTAAGGAGACGACCTTGGCAACCACGACCACCGAAGCCGTCACGACGGCGGGCCGCCGCCGACGGGGCGGGAACGCACCGCGCCTCCAGTCCGGGCGGGCCGGCGCCGGCCGGAAGCAGCGGGTCGACCCGCTCTTCCTGCTCTTCCTCGTCCCCACCCTGGTGCTCTTCACGCTCGCCATCACGCTCCCCGCGGTGATGGGCATCGTGCTGAGCTTCACCGACTCGGTCGGGTTCGGCGAGTTCCGGTTCACCGGGTTGACGAACTACGTCGCGCTGTTCTCCGACCCGGCGATCCTGCAGGCGTACCTGTTCACGATCGGGTTCTCGCTCGTCACCGTGCTCGTCGTGAACGCGATCGCGTTCCTGCTCGCCATCGCCCTGACCTCGCGGGTGCGCGGGAAGATCGCGTTGCGGGCGGTGTTCGTGCTGCCGATGGTGATCTCGGGCATCGTCATCGCGTACGTGTTCTCGTTCCTGTTCGCGAACTCGCTGCCGGCACTGGCGACCACGCTGGGCTTCGCACCGCTCGAGCAGAGCATCCTCGCGAACCCGGACCTCGCGTGGGTCGCGGTCGTCGTCGTGACCGCGTGGCAGGCGATCCCGTCGACGCTCCTCATCTACATCGCGGGCGTCCTGTCGATCCCCGGCGAGGTGTACGAGGCCGCCGCGCTCGACGGCGCGAGCGCGTGGCGGCAGCTGGTGTCGATCACGGCACCGCTGACCGCGGGCTACATCCTCATCAACCTCGTCATCGGCTTCAAGAACTTCCTCAACTCGTACGACATCATCGTCGGCCTGACCGACGGTGGTCCCGGCACCTCGACCACGAGCGTCGCGATGTCGATCTTCAAGGGCTTCAGCGGCGGGGACTACGCCTACCAGATGGCGAACGCGACGGTCTTCTTCGTGATCGCCGTCGTCATCGCCGTGATCCAGCTGCGGGCCACCCGCGGGAAGGCAGCGCTCTGATGTCCCTCCAGGCACCCCTCCGACCGGGGACCACCGCGACCGGTTCGATCCGCTCCGTCGACGCCGACCGGAACCCCGGCGGCCGCGCCGCCGGTCGTCGAGGCGGACGGTCCAACTGGCCCGTCACGATCCTGCTCGTCGTCTGCACGCTGTCCGTGCTCGTGCCGCTGTACGTCACGGTGGCGATGGCGTTCAAGACCACCGCCCAGGCGGTCGACGGCAACGCGTTCTCGCTGCCGGCACCGTTCAGCGTCGACGGCTTCGTGCAGGCGTGGGAGCTCACCGACTTCCCGCGGGCGTTCGGTGTCTCGGTCCTCGTCGCCGCGATCACCGTGGCGGGCACGATCCTGCTCGCGTCGTTCACGGCGTACGCGATCGCCCGGAACTGGGACCGCCGGCTCTTCCGCTGGTCGTTCTTCTACCTGCTGGCGGCGATGTTCCTGCCGTTCCCGGTGCTCGCGCTGTCCCAGGTGAAGCTGACCGGGCTCGCCGGCCTCGACAACCCGATCGGCGTCGCGATCCTGCACGTCATGTTCCAGCTGTCCTTCAGCGTGCTGCTCTTCACCGCCTTCCTGCGCTCGATCCCGGCGGAGCTGGAGGAGAGTGCACGCATCGACGGGGCGAGCACCGGGCAGGTGTTCTGGCGGCTCGTGTTCCCGCTGCTCGCGCCGATGAGCGCCACGGTCGGCATCTTCGCGTTCCTGGCGTCGTGGAACGACTTCGTGATGCCGTCGCTGATCACCTCGGACCCGGCACTGCAGACCCTGCCGGTGCTCCAGCAGATGTTCCAGACGCAGTTCAGCAACAACTACAACGTCTCGTTCGCGTCGTACCTGATGGCGATGGCGCCGGCGATCATCGTCTACCTCGTGACGCAGCGCTGGGTGATGGCCGGCGTGACGCAGGGCGCCATCAAGTGACGAGCACCACCACGAACCCCGCACCGACGACCACGAACCACGGAAGGACCGTCGTGACCGACACCCTCGCCCAGCCCGCTGCGACCACCACCGACGAGACCTGGTGGCGCCAGGCGAGCGTCTACCAGGTCTACCCCCGCTCCTTCGCCGACGCGGACGGCGACGGCATCGGCGACCTGCGCGGCGTGACCAGCCGGGTGCCCTACCTGGCGTCGCTCGGGGTCGAGGCCGTCTGGCTCAGCCCGTTCTACCCGTCCGCCCTCGCCGACGGCGGCTACGACGTCGACGACTACCGTGACGTCGACCCGCGGCTCGGCACGCTCGACGACTTCGACGAGATGGTCGGGGCGCTGCACGCCGCCGGCATCCGCGTCATCGTCGACATCGTCCCGAACCACACGAGCGACCGGCACGCCTGGTTCCGCGAGGCCCTCGCGTCACCGAAGGGCAGCCCGGCCCGCGACCGGTACGTCTTCCGCGACGGCACCGGCGCGTCCGGCGAGCAACCGCCCGCCGACTGGGTGTCGATCTTCGGCGGCCCGGCGTGGACCGCGGTCGGCGACGGCCAGTGGTACCTGCACAACTTCGCCTCGGAGCAGCCGGACCTGAACTGGGCGAACCGGGAGGTCCGCGACGACTTCCTGCACACCCTGCGCTTCTGGTCGGACCGCGGGGTCGACGGCTTCCGGATCGACGTCGCCCACGGCCTGACGAAGGACCTGCCCGACGGTCCGCTGCCGACCTGGGCCGAGGTGACCGCGGCGCCGAAGGACGGCTCGCACATCCTGTGGGACCGTGACGACGTGCACGAGGTCTACGCCGAGTGGCGCCAGGTCTTCGACGAGTACACCCCCGCTCGCACCGCGGTCGCCGAGGCCTGGGTCGCCGCCGACCGCCGTGCGCGGTACGCCAGCGCCGAGGGGCTCGGGCAGGCGTTCAACTTCGACCTGCTCGAGGCAGACTTCGACGCCGGGCAGTTCCGGAGCGTCATCGAGTTCAACCTCGGCCTCGCCGAGCAGTCCGGCTCGTCGACGACGTGGGTGTTCTCGAACCACGACGTCGTCCGGCACGCCACCCGCTACGCGCTCCCCGCCCGGGACGGCGACGAGCAGAAGCAGGGCGCCGCGTGGCTGCTGGCCGGCGGCTCGCAGGACGCACTCGACCGTGCGCTCGGGCTCCGGCGGGCCCAGGCTGCGACGCTGCTCGAACTCGCGCTCCCCGGCTCCGCCTACCTGTACCAGGGCGAGGAGCTCGGCCTGCACGAGGTCGGCGACATCCCCGACGCCGAGCGGCAGGACCCGGCGTTCTTCCGGAACCCGGGCGTCGACGTCGGGCGTGACGGCTGCCGCGTCCCGATCCCGTGGACCCGCTCGGGGCCGTCGTTCGGCTTCGGCGCGGGCGGCGCGCACCTGCCGCAGCCGGCGTGGTTCGCCGACTCGTCGGTCGAGGCCGAGGACGCCGACCCGGACTCGACGCTGAACCTGTACCGGAAGGCCCTGGGCCTGCGCGGCCAGCTCCAGACCGA
This genomic window contains:
- a CDS encoding glycoside hydrolase family 13 protein; protein product: MTDTLAQPAATTTDETWWRQASVYQVYPRSFADADGDGIGDLRGVTSRVPYLASLGVEAVWLSPFYPSALADGGYDVDDYRDVDPRLGTLDDFDEMVGALHAAGIRVIVDIVPNHTSDRHAWFREALASPKGSPARDRYVFRDGTGASGEQPPADWVSIFGGPAWTAVGDGQWYLHNFASEQPDLNWANREVRDDFLHTLRFWSDRGVDGFRIDVAHGLTKDLPDGPLPTWAEVTAAPKDGSHILWDRDDVHEVYAEWRQVFDEYTPARTAVAEAWVAADRRARYASAEGLGQAFNFDLLEADFDAGQFRSVIEFNLGLAEQSGSSTTWVFSNHDVVRHATRYALPARDGDEQKQGAAWLLAGGSQDALDRALGLRRAQAATLLELALPGSAYLYQGEELGLHEVGDIPDAERQDPAFFRNPGVDVGRDGCRVPIPWTRSGPSFGFGAGGAHLPQPAWFADSSVEAEDADPDSTLNLYRKALGLRGQLQTEEHLEWIETGRDDVLAFRRPNGWTSVTVFGDEPYALPAGELLLASAPVADGALSGVGTAWLRS
- a CDS encoding carbohydrate ABC transporter permease, giving the protein MSLQAPLRPGTTATGSIRSVDADRNPGGRAAGRRGGRSNWPVTILLVVCTLSVLVPLYVTVAMAFKTTAQAVDGNAFSLPAPFSVDGFVQAWELTDFPRAFGVSVLVAAITVAGTILLASFTAYAIARNWDRRLFRWSFFYLLAAMFLPFPVLALSQVKLTGLAGLDNPIGVAILHVMFQLSFSVLLFTAFLRSIPAELEESARIDGASTGQVFWRLVFPLLAPMSATVGIFAFLASWNDFVMPSLITSDPALQTLPVLQQMFQTQFSNNYNVSFASYLMAMAPAIIVYLVTQRWVMAGVTQGAIK
- a CDS encoding glycoside hydrolase family 16 protein; translated protein: MNRRRVTAAAAALSCVLIAVPTAASANSWCGWWREHHRPPAASSTPTPTEQPEDTTPAPDDRSGDEQPTTEPTETPTEQAETAPDTTPVTAAPSDDTRPPALSFVEDFDTQAAVGRVASTYPQAWQPYPDGTSGIYEPSRTVSVHDGVLDVPLGGAGTAGTFGSLAGAWGHVGGTFSVRAKATGGDGNGAAFMLWPSSNVWSDGEIDFPEGNFEERPQAFQHAMTPGREAERTQVDSGVSWRDWHTYTVQWEPGRSVTYSVDGRVLETITHDVPTTAHRFMFQTGNWGASGNLLVDWVATSE
- a CDS encoding ABC transporter substrate-binding protein yields the protein MQADATTRSAAAVSRRGFLLGAGGIGAGLALAGCAPLGSSSSRPETITFYVSKPEVIGYFDDVIATFHDSQSRIRVVRDSTSNMSANFVRNRPPDLGCLNYNYAMVSFVEHGALTDLSDLPEKDTINPDLWPLMQQTATYPGRTSVLPYSVTAASVIYNKRIFADQGLEVPTTWSAFRDVCERLVRAGITPMYGTYKDNWTIAQGMFDYSVGGMLDLQETFAALDREGTSVGRGSSVSFEKDFAAPVDRMVDLLQWHQEGAASRGYGDGNLAFAQGKAAMYLQGPWALGEIAKSNKDIDLGTFPFPATDDPADNKVRVNVDLGLWIPEASRKQEAAREFLSFLMSPAVNDRYNADNNGFGVRKDSPPAANPALQGMQASYDAARFSLGASQLIPAEIPVANYLQSIAFGGAPAPQLRTLDGDWARLALRTAA
- a CDS encoding metallophosphoesterase is translated as MQPPAPGTLRVLHLSDTHLTGDGALHQGTVDTTAALDAVLAHVDPVPGVGLVVVSGDVSEDGSPESYRTVRERVGSWAERHGAAFVAVPGNHDLREGFRQVLADGHVLGEGGRPFAHTMQYTPPSVPVSGQSLVAGFRIVTVDTSVPGAGYGEVSDTALEHLRAALTGDPVEHGSIVVLHHPPVPAPTALHEALRLQNPEDLAEVLDGSDVRLVLGGHLHHHSAGSLAGVPVLVAPGVANDSDVVGPYDEESAWVSSGALVVDVAADGSVWSTPVRVPRPEGDRRAFRLDAATAARVAEAAGKR
- a CDS encoding ROK family protein, translating into MPPRRATVRATSAETVLAYAFDAEAFTATEAIDATGLTRSTVLGACAELVRLGWLRDLDDARAAGEYQKGRPARRYALDPDAGVVVGVDAGQHRVAALVADLRGTVLARAEGALGDTGLDVPVRLGVTADTIATALAGAGVDPERVLVTVVGVPAPVDATGASPADGGFWDAMNPGFRGVVGHGRVVVENDANAAALAEGPSSGDASFAALLSGERFGAGLVVDGSLLRGARGGAGELRVLDLVDGVGSSNGIGRTARDLVRAARDAGRIGPGSLLDAGVSADGEAGPGAAEVFAAAALGDPVALEVVDRLGDRLARVCVLLASLLDIDRVVVAGAIAEAASGVIDRARAHLAAWAYDPTPEVVASRLGGDVVVLGALASALDTVRADPLGFPLPARTAAAV
- a CDS encoding carbohydrate ABC transporter permease, whose translation is MATTTTEAVTTAGRRRRGGNAPRLQSGRAGAGRKQRVDPLFLLFLVPTLVLFTLAITLPAVMGIVLSFTDSVGFGEFRFTGLTNYVALFSDPAILQAYLFTIGFSLVTVLVVNAIAFLLAIALTSRVRGKIALRAVFVLPMVISGIVIAYVFSFLFANSLPALATTLGFAPLEQSILANPDLAWVAVVVVTAWQAIPSTLLIYIAGVLSIPGEVYEAAALDGASAWRQLVSITAPLTAGYILINLVIGFKNFLNSYDIIVGLTDGGPGTSTTSVAMSIFKGFSGGDYAYQMANATVFFVIAVVIAVIQLRATRGKAAL
- a CDS encoding low specificity L-threonine aldolase codes for the protein MTDAPIDLRSDTVTRPTPAMRRAMAEAEVGDDVFGEDPETNALEREVAALLGYEAGLFTPTGSMANQLGLRLHVAPGEELLADVRAHVVRAELGAAAVFSGITTRTWPSDRGRLVAETVRELAEPNAGAYSVSTTAIAVENTHNFGGGTVQPQDEIRAVQAFAREHGIALHLDGARLWNAHVATGTPLHELAAGFDTVSVCLSKGLGAPVGSVLLGTREHVAAARTWRKRFGGGMRQTGFLAAAGRYALGHHVDRLAEDHRNARVLAAALDVDPATVDTNIVFAEVADPAAFVTAAAERGVRVMQLGPRSVRLVTHLDVSADDVERAAEVLAALPR